Below is a genomic region from Miniphocaeibacter halophilus.
CTATGTCTCCATTTTCATTAAAGAGACCTTTTCTTTTTAAATCTGCCATTATTTCCTCCTATGCTGAACAAGAATCACATTCTTCTACTTCTAAAGATTTACTTCTTACATAATATATGGTTTTAACTCCTTCTTCCCAAGCCTTAATATAAAGGTTTAAAATCATACGCATTGTAAAATCCGTTGTTATATAAAGATTAATAGATTGACCTTGGTCAATATGTCTTTGTCTTATACCTGCTGCTTTTACAACTAGACCTTGGTCAATATCGTGGGCATTTTCATAGGTCCAAAAAGTGTGAGGGTTTAGTCCCGGTGCAACTCTTGGAACAATGGAACCCTTTTTTTCCTCTAGGAAATACCTGTTCATAACAGGGTCTACTGCAGCAGTAGTTCCGGCTATAATAGATGTTGAGCCTGTAGGAGCAACAGCCATTATATAACCATTTCTAAGTCCATATTTTCCTATATTACTTTCCAGCTCCTTCCATCTTTTAGATGTGTAGGACCTTTTTGAAAAATATTCTCCTGTTTGCCAGTCGGATCCTTCAAAATATTCATAAGAATTTTTTTCCCTAGCTATTTTCATACTTGCTTCTATTGCATAATAATTTATATTTTCATATAATTCATTGGCAAATTCTGTGTGTTTATCAATATCGGACCACATAATTCCCTCTTTTACTAAGGCGTGGTGGTAACCGGAAGTCCCCAGTCCAATGGAACGATATTTTTTATTTGTTATTTTAGCATATGGAACAGGATAATAGTTTAAGTCTATAACATTGTCCAATCCTCTTACAGCTGTTTCAACAATGTATTGTAATTCTTTCTGATTATTTACATCTATATTGCCAAGGACTAAGGAAGCTAGATTACATACTACAAAATCACCGGACTTTGTTTTTGTAACAACAACAGTGTCGCCATTTTCATCTTTTATTTCCTGAGAAACTGTTTCTATTTCACTCATATTCTGTAAAATTTCTGTACAGAGGTTTGAGGAATAAATTATTCCCTTATGTTTATTTGGATTCATTTTATTTACAGTATCTCTGTTAAAGGCAAAAGGAGTTCCTGTTTCCGATAGGGATTTAATTACCAGTCTTATTAAATCTTTAACAGATATTATTCTCTTATCTATATTTGGATCATTTACACAGGACCAGTATTTTTCTTCCCATTCATCACCATAGGAATCCTCTAAAGACCAACCCTTAACTGTCATAATTTCATGAGGGTCCATTAAATACCAATTAGCATTAATATCGTCTTTAGCTAACTTCCAAAATAAATCCGGATAGCAGACAGCAGGAAAAACATCATGGGCCTTTAATCTGTCATCACCGCTATTTGTACGAATTTGTAAAAATTCAGGTATATCCTTATGCCAAACATCTAAATAAACAGCAACAGAACC
It encodes:
- a CDS encoding ribonucleoside-diphosphate reductase subunit alpha, with protein sequence MEIIKRDGSHVEFDIEKIIRAMEKAFNSVNKTISRQELETMANIVENTLKTKYPKGHIPTVEEIQDLVELTLIDHNHYAVVKSYILYRAQHSMDRKVVEQFEDYITDQNILEIIKSIQDDYDRTRYEIEQLYIKFTSFVKSGMNNKDYLKVLIRASSELTSKEAPDWEYISARFFCYDLNISIEEECIRYDIHDFKGKIKFLEEEGLYGKYIRENYTNDEIDILDKYMNSSRDSLFTYSSIELISKRYLIKTHDNKIMETPQEMFMGIAMHLALPEGNNKVEWAKRFYDIYSKLQVTVATPTMSNARKPFHQLSSCFIDTVPDSLTGIYRSIDNFAQVSKHGGGMGMYFGKVRATGSDIRGFKGVAGGVIRWIKLANDTAVAVDQLGVRQGSVAVYLDVWHKDIPEFLQIRTNSGDDRLKAHDVFPAVCYPDLFWKLAKDDINANWYLMDPHEIMTVKGWSLEDSYGDEWEEKYWSCVNDPNIDKRIISVKDLIRLVIKSLSETGTPFAFNRDTVNKMNPNKHKGIIYSSNLCTEILQNMSEIETVSQEIKDENGDTVVVTKTKSGDFVVCNLASLVLGNIDVNNQKELQYIVETAVRGLDNVIDLNYYPVPYAKITNKKYRSIGLGTSGYHHALVKEGIMWSDIDKHTEFANELYENINYYAIEASMKIAREKNSYEYFEGSDWQTGEYFSKRSYTSKRWKELESNIGKYGLRNGYIMAVAPTGSTSIIAGTTAAVDPVMNRYFLEEKKGSIVPRVAPGLNPHTFWTYENAHDIDQGLVVKAAGIRQRHIDQGQSINLYITTDFTMRMILNLYIKAWEEGVKTIYYVRSKSLEVEECDSCSA